A genomic segment from uncultured Methanobrevibacter sp. encodes:
- a CDS encoding helix-turn-helix transcriptional regulator has protein sequence MKNQNSQNEENKHDDMCEIYHPHEDSIERAKKHILADDEYSDLSEFFKIFGNPTRLKIISLLSYEDLCVCDICESLGLNQNAVSNQLRILRAHNIVKFEKEGKQARYSLTDLHVEMIYKMGLEHLNE, from the coding sequence ATGAAAAATCAAAATTCACAAAATGAAGAAAATAAACATGATGATATGTGTGAAATATATCATCCCCATGAAGATTCAATAGAAAGAGCTAAAAAGCATATCTTGGCTGATGATGAATATTCTGACCTTTCAGAGTTCTTTAAGATTTTTGGAAATCCTACAAGGCTTAAGATAATTTCCCTTTTGAGCTATGAGGATTTATGTGTATGTGACATATGCGAATCATTAGGATTGAATCAAAATGCAGTGTCTAATCAATTAAGGATATTGAGGGCACATAATATTGTTAAATTTGAGAAAGAAGGAAAACAAGCCAGGTATTCATTAACTGACCTTCATGTTGAAATGATTTACAAGATGGGTTTGGAACACTTGAATGAATAA
- a CDS encoding HisA/HisF family protein, whose protein sequence is MLEIIPVLDLMNSVAVSGKSGNRDTYTPLQTIYASSSDPVEIANSLKRANAKEMYIADLDLIERNGNHNIYKIKEVNTILPVIVDVGVDNLETFEFMLDFAYKIIVATETLESIEELEKIFEKYPKERIIVSVDVKNNELYTKHMDLDLEGFKEVLRRIDPNEIILLDISSVGTEAGFNKELFEKFDEFKDKIILGGGITKDEIPLINELGIKKALVGTALHKGEIDITIF, encoded by the coding sequence ATGTTAGAGATTATTCCTGTTTTAGATTTAATGAATTCTGTTGCTGTATCTGGTAAAAGCGGCAATAGAGACACTTACACCCCTTTACAAACTATTTATGCATCTTCATCTGACCCTGTTGAAATAGCTAACTCATTAAAAAGGGCAAATGCAAAAGAGATGTATATAGCTGATTTGGACCTTATCGAAAGGAATGGGAATCATAATATCTATAAGATAAAGGAAGTCAATACCATTTTGCCTGTTATTGTGGATGTAGGTGTAGATAATCTTGAAACATTTGAATTCATGCTTGATTTTGCTTATAAGATTATTGTAGCTACTGAAACACTTGAATCAATTGAAGAGCTTGAGAAGATCTTTGAAAAGTATCCTAAGGAAAGAATTATCGTAAGTGTGGATGTGAAAAACAATGAACTCTATACTAAACATATGGATTTGGACTTGGAAGGATTTAAGGAAGTCTTAAGAAGAATTGACCCTAATGAAATTATTTTGCTTGATATTTCATCAGTAGGTACAGAAGCCGGTTTCAATAAGGAATTGTTTGAAAAATTTGATGAATTCAAGGATAAAATAATTTTAGGGGGAGGAATCACTAAAGATGAAATTCCTCTAATCAATGAATTAGGAATTAAAAAGGCTTTAGTAGGGACTGCTTTACATAAAGGAGAAATAGATATTACAATTTTCTAA
- a CDS encoding metal-dependent transcriptional regulator, whose product MEKSEIEHYLRDIWVREFEKEEKLVIDEFNKEDIELLAKKEYVKIDDGFVNLTENGEHLGRSLVRKHRIAEKVVADLFLADMDEMEELADQIEHVMSEEVEDNICRILGNPENCPHNNPIPKGDSDNDLGNEYSLPLVSCHSGESGEVSHIKTEDARKLRKIMNLGLIPGSRICLIQKFPNYVFQLGNTQLAVDKELANEIFIKLDE is encoded by the coding sequence ATGGAAAAAAGTGAAATTGAACATTATTTGCGTGATATTTGGGTTAGAGAATTTGAAAAGGAAGAGAAATTGGTCATTGATGAATTTAATAAGGAAGATATTGAATTATTGGCTAAGAAGGAATATGTCAAGATTGATGATGGCTTTGTCAACTTAACTGAAAATGGAGAACATTTGGGAAGATCTTTAGTTAGAAAACATAGGATTGCAGAAAAGGTAGTGGCAGACTTGTTTTTAGCTGACATGGATGAAATGGAAGAGCTGGCAGACCAGATTGAGCATGTAATGAGTGAAGAGGTTGAAGACAATATATGCAGAATCTTGGGAAACCCTGAAAACTGTCCTCACAACAATCCAATTCCTAAAGGAGATAGTGATAATGATTTGGGAAACGAGTATTCATTGCCTTTAGTTTCTTGTCACAGTGGAGAATCCGGTGAAGTTTCACACATCAAAACAGAAGATGCTCGTAAATTAAGAAAAATCATGAATTTAGGGCTTATTCCAGGTTCCAGGATTTGTCTAATTCAAAAGTTCCCTAACTATGTGTTCCAATTGGGAAACACTCAATTGGCTGTAGATAAGGAATTGGCTAACGAAATATTTATAAAATTAGATGAATAA
- the feoB gene encoding ferrous iron transport protein B: MGKDTNSKIDSEDDKSINNDKAYYKNVLLIGSPNVGKSLTFNKLTGMTAMVSNYPGTTVDIDEGNFTYDNKTVHITDPPGLYDLNTITEEERVAKLLVLDEQFDLMVHVVDAKNIEKSIDLTLQLIDAGKEVILVLNMMDELEKIGATVDAESLSHELGIPIVLTAAAENRGLEELKHTIVNYDSIENQILSESKTFLDVDYGRSIEIAISEIKNNIKGSYPVSKRYLAVSLLEGDEDSENLVKEKEDYALLSKIIDAQKAKFDQPVKYLTKLRLADYAKHIKSNYTTIDSVNVQDKDSLGEKLSRIMIHPIYGLIILACVLYFGLYLIVGVLGAGILVDFLENTIFGQYINPAVTAVVVQYIPWVPIQNLFIGEYGIVTLGLTYGFGIILPIVSLFFIVFSILEDSGYLPRLALLVDNGFKKIGLSGRSVIPFVLAVGCGSMATMVTRTLETRRERNIATMLMALTIPCSAQLGVIMALLSQHQNAIWIWFAVILFNFVVIGFLAKRFVPGAQPSFFMELPPLRWPKLSHIAKKTWTRLVMYIKELIPIFILISVIIWALDLCGIFQWIIACISPVVNAIGLPTSTSSSFVLGFFRRDFGAAGLMTIQNQLTGVQLLVASVTLTLFLPCVAQLMIMIKERGVKLAGLIAVMSIVLAFTMGFIVNFILTSLNVVL; this comes from the coding sequence ATGGGGAAGGATACTAATTCTAAGATTGATTCAGAGGATGATAAATCAATCAATAATGATAAAGCATACTACAAAAACGTTCTTTTAATAGGAAGTCCTAATGTAGGGAAGAGTTTAACATTCAATAAATTGACTGGTATGACTGCAATGGTTTCAAATTACCCTGGAACCACAGTGGATATCGATGAGGGTAATTTCACCTATGATAACAAGACAGTCCATATAACTGACCCTCCAGGACTTTATGATTTAAATACAATCACAGAAGAGGAAAGAGTAGCTAAATTGTTGGTTTTAGATGAACAGTTTGACTTGATGGTTCATGTAGTGGATGCTAAGAACATTGAAAAGTCAATTGACCTTACTTTGCAGTTGATTGATGCAGGAAAAGAAGTGATTTTAGTTTTAAATATGATGGATGAGCTTGAAAAGATTGGGGCAACTGTTGATGCTGAAAGCTTGTCACATGAGCTCGGAATTCCTATTGTCTTGACTGCTGCTGCAGAAAACAGGGGATTGGAAGAATTAAAACATACAATCGTCAACTATGATTCAATTGAAAATCAAATATTAAGCGAATCAAAAACTTTTTTGGATGTAGACTATGGAAGGTCTATTGAAATAGCCATTTCTGAGATAAAGAATAACATTAAGGGATCTTATCCGGTTTCTAAAAGATATTTGGCTGTTTCTCTCCTTGAAGGTGATGAAGACAGTGAAAACCTTGTAAAAGAGAAGGAAGATTATGCTCTCTTATCAAAGATTATTGATGCTCAAAAAGCCAAGTTTGACCAACCGGTCAAGTATCTGACAAAACTTAGGCTTGCTGATTATGCTAAGCACATCAAATCAAACTACACAACAATAGATAGTGTAAATGTTCAGGATAAGGATAGCTTAGGTGAAAAATTAAGCAGAATAATGATTCATCCGATTTACGGACTTATCATACTTGCTTGTGTACTTTACTTTGGCCTTTATTTGATAGTTGGAGTGCTTGGAGCAGGCATTCTTGTAGACTTTTTGGAAAATACCATTTTTGGCCAGTACATTAACCCTGCAGTGACTGCTGTTGTTGTTCAGTATATTCCTTGGGTACCGATTCAAAACCTATTTATTGGTGAATATGGTATCGTCACCCTTGGTTTAACCTATGGATTCGGGATTATCCTCCCTATTGTATCACTTTTCTTCATTGTATTTTCAATACTTGAAGATAGCGGATACCTTCCAAGGCTTGCTCTCCTAGTGGATAATGGGTTTAAAAAGATAGGTTTGAGTGGAAGAAGCGTTATTCCATTTGTGCTTGCAGTTGGCTGTGGAAGTATGGCAACAATGGTGACAAGAACACTTGAAACAAGAAGGGAGAGAAACATTGCTACAATGCTTATGGCTCTTACAATTCCTTGTTCTGCACAATTGGGGGTTATTATGGCACTCTTATCCCAACATCAAAATGCCATTTGGATTTGGTTTGCTGTAATCCTATTCAACTTTGTAGTCATTGGTTTCCTTGCAAAAAGATTTGTTCCAGGGGCACAGCCAAGTTTCTTTATGGAATTGCCTCCTTTAAGATGGCCTAAATTGTCCCATATCGCTAAAAAGACTTGGACACGTCTTGTAATGTATATCAAGGAATTGATTCCAATTTTCATATTGATCAGTGTAATCATTTGGGCTCTTGACTTATGCGGAATATTCCAATGGATCATTGCATGCATCAGCCCTGTAGTCAATGCAATTGGCCTTCCTACTTCAACAAGTTCCTCATTTGTGCTCGGATTCTTTAGAAGGGACTTTGGTGCTGCAGGACTTATGACAATTCAGAATCAATTGACAGGAGTTCAATTGCTTGTTGCTTCTGTAACATTAACTTTGTTCTTGCCTTGTGTAGCTCAATTGATGATTATGATTAAGGAAAGAGGTGTTAAGTTAGCTGGTTTGATTGCTGTAATGAGCATAGTTCTTGCATTTACAATGGGTTTTATCGTAAACTTCATATTGACTAGCTTGAATGTGGTTTTATAA
- a CDS encoding TlyA family RNA methyltransferase codes for MKERLDRYLVNNNFTYSRTKAKELIKSGSVKVNDNIMTKASYSVKDNDKVEIIDSSSIKYVSRAGLKLEGAIESFNLDLNDKSVMDIGSSTGGFTDCSLRNGAKRVVAIDVGTDLMANSLRNDGRVELHEQLNFKNAPSNLFDGIDIIVSDVSFISLKHIIDRISLEDEDFELVFLIKPQFECGKEIADKFKGIINDKEVHKDVILDIIAYFKKYGYNIIDLDVSKIQGKSGNIEYLAHFKRTEDATNIDIETIVNKAFFK; via the coding sequence ATGAAAGAAAGATTGGATAGATATTTAGTGAATAATAATTTTACATATTCCAGAACTAAAGCAAAGGAACTGATCAAATCTGGGTCTGTAAAGGTAAATGACAATATAATGACTAAAGCAAGTTATAGCGTTAAGGATAATGATAAAGTCGAAATTATCGATAGCAGTTCCATTAAGTATGTATCAAGAGCAGGATTAAAGCTTGAAGGTGCTATAGAATCATTTAATTTGGACTTGAATGATAAAAGCGTTATGGACATTGGGTCATCTACTGGAGGATTTACAGACTGCTCCCTAAGGAATGGTGCAAAAAGGGTGGTTGCAATTGATGTTGGAACTGATTTGATGGCAAATTCATTAAGGAATGATGGAAGGGTTGAACTTCATGAGCAATTGAACTTCAAGAATGCTCCAAGCAATCTCTTTGATGGCATAGATATTATAGTATCTGATGTGTCCTTCATTTCCTTAAAGCATATTATAGATAGGATATCCTTGGAGGATGAGGATTTTGAATTGGTATTTCTCATAAAGCCTCAATTTGAATGTGGTAAGGAAATAGCAGATAAATTCAAGGGGATCATCAATGATAAGGAAGTTCATAAGGATGTAATTCTTGATATAATTGCTTATTTTAAGAAATATGGATATAACATAATTGATTTGGATGTTTCAAAAATTCAAGGTAAAAGTGGAAATATTGAGTATCTTGCCCATTTCAAAAGAACTGAAGATGCAACTAATATTGATATAGAAACAATTGTAAATAAGGCATTTTTTAAATAA
- a CDS encoding NAD(P)/FAD-dependent oxidoreductase: MMETDVLVIGAGPAGSAAAKHAALGGASVILIDKKSEIGTPKRCAEGIYDHGLKWLEIEPNPQWAVQRINGGAIIAPDKTRLTLDETVLPEKGYVIERKVFDKYMAMDAARAGAKIMVKTLAKSIMKDEDSDGSFYVIDCEHMGEIIEIKARIVIAADGPESRVAKAFGINSTKKPQQMMSGVQYEMVGVDCERMDLVELHLGAFANGGYAWVFPKGDDIANVGIAISSASKRPAIDYLNEFIESYPPLKNAKAVELNVGGDPIGGLIGQICSDNLLVCGDAAGQVDPITGGGIILGMLGGKTAGQVAARAIRDKDYSAERLKEYEVLYDEYTQGAIPKLAIAHEVFLSLSDNDLNQIIHAFVGLDYRNMAPKDILKVFLKISPRLALKFTKLFKILF, from the coding sequence ATGATGGAAACTGATGTTTTAGTAATTGGTGCAGGTCCTGCTGGCTCTGCTGCAGCTAAACATGCTGCTTTAGGAGGGGCAAGCGTAATATTGATAGATAAGAAGTCAGAAATAGGGACTCCTAAAAGATGTGCAGAAGGCATTTATGACCATGGGCTTAAATGGCTTGAGATTGAACCGAATCCACAATGGGCTGTTCAGAGAATCAATGGGGGAGCTATTATTGCACCGGATAAAACAAGATTGACTCTTGATGAGACAGTGCTGCCAGAAAAGGGATATGTCATTGAAAGGAAGGTCTTTGATAAGTATATGGCTATGGATGCTGCAAGAGCAGGTGCTAAAATAATGGTTAAGACATTAGCAAAATCCATTATGAAAGATGAGGATTCCGATGGTTCATTTTATGTAATTGACTGTGAACATATGGGAGAAATCATTGAAATAAAGGCTCGCATAGTAATTGCTGCAGATGGTCCTGAATCTCGAGTGGCCAAGGCATTTGGCATAAACTCCACTAAAAAGCCACAGCAAATGATGTCTGGAGTTCAATATGAAATGGTTGGAGTCGATTGTGAAAGGATGGACTTGGTTGAGCTTCATTTAGGCGCTTTTGCAAATGGTGGCTATGCATGGGTATTTCCAAAGGGAGATGACATTGCAAATGTTGGCATTGCAATATCTTCAGCAAGCAAAAGGCCAGCCATTGACTACTTAAATGAATTCATTGAATCATATCCTCCTTTGAAAAATGCAAAGGCAGTTGAACTGAATGTTGGTGGAGACCCAATCGGAGGTTTGATTGGCCAAATATGCAGCGATAACCTATTGGTTTGCGGTGATGCAGCAGGTCAGGTAGATCCTATCACTGGTGGTGGAATAATTTTGGGCATGCTTGGAGGAAAGACTGCAGGCCAAGTGGCAGCTAGAGCTATAAGGGACAAGGATTATTCAGCAGAAAGACTTAAGGAATATGAAGTATTGTATGATGAATACACTCAAGGTGCTATTCCTAAATTAGCTATTGCCCATGAGGTATTTCTTTCTTTAAGTGATAATGATTTGAATCAGATTATTCATGCTTTCGTCGGGCTTGATTACAGGAATATGGCTCCAAAGGACATTTTAAAGGTATTTTTAAAAATATCTCCTCGTCTTGCCTTGAAGTTTACAAAGTTGTTTAAGATTTTATTTTAA
- a CDS encoding rRNA adenine N-6-methyltransferase family protein, which produces MKIMNKILSKSNSYNYYKTNFEKLKKENKELIAEKESDEKNYENKIKKLNEKYGKETEKLNKKYNHDIRELNKKYSHEIGEMNKNLNSLKNDLMNINHSEEIINNELKYAFVFNDTIKNSEWLKERNFSLVNSAANYSFMYSLYRILNDAQPKNILEMGLGQTTKLTSQYAKYFNDAKLTVLESDETWIENFSKNLEISENIQILNLDVETFEYNNTINLRFKDISKIVEDEKYDLIIIDGPRGFIVKDGKNELLDYSRSNIWQMIPSNLADDFIIIIDDYERKGERNTMDHTKELLKENDIDIFSYTSKGLKTQHAIFSEKYRFISWI; this is translated from the coding sequence ATGAAAATAATGAATAAAATTTTATCCAAAAGCAATAGTTATAATTATTACAAAACCAATTTTGAAAAATTAAAAAAAGAAAATAAAGAATTGATAGCGGAAAAAGAGAGTGATGAAAAGAATTATGAAAATAAAATAAAAAAATTAAATGAAAAATACGGCAAAGAGACTGAAAAGCTTAATAAAAAATATAATCATGATATCCGTGAACTTAATAAAAAATACAGCCATGAAATTGGTGAGATGAATAAAAATTTAAATTCACTCAAAAATGATTTAATGAATATTAATCATTCAGAAGAAATAATCAATAATGAACTTAAATATGCTTTTGTATTTAATGATACAATAAAAAACTCAGAATGGTTAAAAGAAAGAAATTTTTCATTGGTTAATTCTGCTGCAAATTACTCATTCATGTATTCATTATATCGTATTTTAAATGATGCACAGCCAAAAAATATTTTAGAAATGGGTTTAGGGCAAACTACTAAATTAACCTCCCAATATGCCAAATATTTTAACGATGCTAAATTAACAGTCTTGGAAAGTGATGAAACTTGGATAGAAAATTTCTCTAAAAATCTAGAGATCTCAGAAAATATACAAATACTTAACCTTGATGTGGAAACATTTGAATATAATAACACAATCAATCTCCGTTTTAAAGACATTTCAAAAATTGTTGAAGATGAAAAATACGATTTAATCATTATCGACGGTCCAAGAGGGTTTATAGTAAAAGATGGAAAAAATGAACTTTTAGATTATTCAAGATCAAATATATGGCAAATGATTCCATCCAATCTAGCAGATGATTTTATAATCATAATTGATGATTATGAAAGAAAAGGTGAAAGAAACACTATGGACCATACTAAAGAATTGTTAAAAGAAAATGATATAGACATATTTTCATATACCTCTAAAGGATTAAAAACACAACATGCAATTTTTTCTGAAAAATATAGATTTATTAGTTGGATCTAA
- a CDS encoding 4Fe-4S binding protein has protein sequence MSKITNIFFSPSETTKKVLNQMASNFSKDYEICDLLYFDGEKEFSSDDIVLVGMPVFAGRIPKTARARLSKLTGDNTKAIAVVNYGNAHVTDALLELVDLLDENGFDVIAAASTISHHSIFDGVAVGRPDDSDIGKINEFAQKCIEKIAAGDSLETEIPGNRPYVDYKTLPFIVSCDESKCVFCLECIGVCPEKAIPDDDPADVDLDLCTRCTSCINICPENARAFTGEAFEAKKPAFESANAERKEPEFYL, from the coding sequence ATGAGTAAAATAACAAATATATTTTTTAGCCCGTCTGAAACAACAAAAAAAGTACTTAATCAAATGGCGAGTAACTTTAGTAAAGATTATGAAATTTGTGATTTGCTTTACTTTGATGGTGAAAAAGAATTTTCATCGGATGATATTGTTTTAGTTGGAATGCCTGTTTTTGCAGGAAGAATTCCAAAAACCGCAAGAGCAAGATTATCCAAGTTAACTGGAGACAATACAAAAGCAATAGCTGTTGTAAATTATGGAAATGCACATGTAACTGATGCATTGCTTGAACTTGTTGACTTATTGGATGAAAATGGTTTTGATGTAATTGCTGCTGCATCCACTATCAGCCATCATTCCATATTTGATGGTGTTGCAGTTGGAAGGCCTGATGATTCAGATATTGGAAAAATCAATGAATTTGCACAAAAGTGTATTGAAAAAATAGCAGCTGGTGATTCTTTAGAAACTGAAATTCCAGGAAACAGACCTTATGTAGATTATAAAACCCTTCCATTCATTGTATCCTGTGATGAAAGTAAATGTGTATTCTGTCTTGAATGTATAGGTGTTTGTCCTGAGAAAGCTATTCCTGATGATGATCCAGCAGATGTTGACCTAGACTTATGTACAAGATGCACTTCATGCATAAACATTTGCCCAGAAAATGCTAGGGCTTTCACTGGAGAAGCATTTGAAGCTAAAAAACCAGCATTTGAAAGTGCAAATGCAGAAAGAAAAGAACCTGAATTTTACTTATAG